The following is a genomic window from Streptomyces chrestomyceticus JCM 4735.
TCCACAGCCGCAGGGTGACGTCCGCCACCTCCTTGCCCATCGCGGCCTCCATCATCCGGGTGAAGTCGGCGGCCAGCCCGGCCGGGTCGGCGACGATGTCGGCCGTGCCGAGCAGCGCCGAGGCGATGCCGGTGACCTCCTTGACCTCCCAGTCCGTACCGACGCCGCGGGCGTCGCAGGTGAAGCGGCCGGCGCAGGCGTCGAGGGTGGCGCGCAGTTCCTGGGGCGACTCGTGTTCGTTGCGGCCGTCGGTGAGCAGGATGCCGTGCCGGACGGCGACGTCCGCGTCGGCCAGCAGCCGGTCGGCCAGCCGCAGCCAGGTGCCGATGGCGGTGCCGCCGCCGGCGCTCAGCTTGCGCAGCGCCTCCTTGGCCTGCGCGCGGGTCGTCGGGCCGGCGGTGGCGAGCCGCCCGCCGCCCGGGTAGACCTCGGCGGCCTGGTGCGTACCGGCCACCACGGCGAAGGCGACGCCGTCCCGTACGGTGTCGATCGCGGCGGCCGTGGCGTCGCGCGCGTTGCGCATCTTGGTGGGCGGGTAGTCCATCGAGCCGGAGCAGTCCACCATGATCACGACGGCTGCGTGCGGTGCGCCGCCGTGGGCGCGGGCGGTGCCGGTTCCCGTTCCGACCCCGACTCCGGCCCCTGCCGCGGTTCCGGCGGGGTCCGTGCCGGCCGCGAAGAGCGGCAGCCCGCCGCTGGTGCCGCCCCCGGTGGCGGTGACGGTGACGATGGCGTTCACCTCGCGCCCGCCCTCGGGCAGGTACGCGTTCTGGTACACCTCGGCGGCGAACCTCGGCACGCCGGACTTGGAGAAATTGGCCATCTGTTCCGCTCCTTTGTGCCGCCGCGAGGCTCCGCGGCGCAGTCGTCGCGGCGGTGAAGAGACACCTGGGCGGGCGGAAGTCCCCGTGATCATCCCCCCGTTGGCACCTTGCTCCTGCTGATGAGTACGGTCCGGACGGTTCCGGAGGTGCGGTGGTGGCTGCTGGTACGGGTCAGCCGGGCGGGGCCGGAAGCAGCACGGCTTCCGGCCACCGTGGCCGACGAGGGCGGGCGGCGCGCCCCGGGCGGACGCTCAGGCCGATCCTGCCCGTCCCGATGGCGCCGGGAACGGCACCACCGCCACTGTTACGTTGTCGTGGCCCCCGCCGGCGAGGGCG
Proteins encoded in this region:
- a CDS encoding vWA domain-containing protein; translation: MANFSKSGVPRFAAEVYQNAYLPEGGREVNAIVTVTATGGGTSGGLPLFAAGTDPAGTAAGAGVGVGTGTGTARAHGGAPHAAVVIMVDCSGSMDYPPTKMRNARDATAAAIDTVRDGVAFAVVAGTHQAAEVYPGGGRLATAGPTTRAQAKEALRKLSAGGGTAIGTWLRLADRLLADADVAVRHGILLTDGRNEHESPQELRATLDACAGRFTCDARGVGTDWEVKEVTGIASALLGTADIVADPAGLAADFTRMMEAAMGKEVADVTLRLWTPQGAQVAFVKQVAPAVEDLTGRRTESGPRTGDYPTGSWGDESRDYHVCVRVRAAEVGQEMLAARISLVLPAPDGGTRTLAQGLVRAIWTDDMSASTSINPHVAHYTGQAELAQVIQQGLDARKSGDADGATAKLGRAVQLASASGNEDTAKLLAKVVDVVDAATGTVRLKAKVTEADEMTLETRSTKTVRVKK